The Dasypus novemcinctus isolate mDasNov1 chromosome 24, mDasNov1.1.hap2, whole genome shotgun sequence sequence TGTACTAAACCAGAACTCTGAAAACCTTTCACAATTCTTCTTCAGGTTGATGGAAAGGATGGagcttttcattcctgatttttttccccagagttGGTATTCacggttactttttttttttaatatttcatagtACAGCTTGGACTCATCTGTACAAGAGGGTTAAGTtagtgcaatttttttttttaagatttatttttattaatttctctcccctcctccccctgttgtttgctctcttatgttcatttgctgtgtgttcttctgtgtcagcttgcattctcagcagcaccgcaaatctgtgtctcttttttgttgtcgtctgcacgtggggctcccctacgcaggggacacctctgcgtggtatggcactccttgcatgcggcagcactgcatgtgggccagctcaccccatgggtcaggaggccctggtttgaaccctggacctcctatatggtaggtggatgctctatcagttgagccacttccacttccaaGCGCAATATTTTGATATCCTTTTTTtccgcttttttttttaagcatgtgTTTACAAATCAGACAGaattgtatattttttcccaGAAACTATTTTTGTTTATAGTTATATCCTGGGGACACCTCAGAGTGTGAATTAAGTTGCTAATCTATTACAGGTTTTAGAAGAAAAGctgttcttattttttcctttcccatttagtttttccatggTTTGGCTTGGATATTGGTGGAACCCTGGTCAAGCTGGTTTACTTTGAACCCAAAGACATCACTgctgaagaagaagaagaagaaatagaaagtcttAAAAGCATCCGGAAGTACCTGACCTCCAATGTGGCTTACGGATCCACGGGCATTCGGGACGTGCATCTTGAGCTGAAGGACCTGACTCTGTGTGGACGCAAAGGCAATCTGCACTTTATACGCTTTCCCACTCATGACATGCCTGCTTTTATTCAAATGGGCAGAGATAAAAACTTCTCGAGTCTCCACACTGTCTTTTGTGCCACTGGAGGTGGAGCGTACAAATTTGAGCAGGATTTTCTCACAGTATGCATTTTTTAGCTTATATACAATTTATGGTAATCTGATTGTTAAAAATACCAATATCAAGCAGTagaataatttccatctctaatgGAACTTGAATTTTCTTGAGTCAAATTAAGAGTAAATGTGAATTAGTGGTAGTCAGGAGTCAACCGTCTGGAAATCATTGTATAGGTTTATTTTTTGCCCAGTTCAAGTTTATAGGCTTATTGATAAGAATCGGAACCACTAAACACAtagcattttgtttttcttttagtattaaaaaaaaaaaaaaccccaaaactggGATaagcagaggaagaggaaggaactaCCTATAAAGAACAGCATAATTAAACCTTGAACATTgagattgaaaaataattttaaaaagtcatcagtTTTTCTAGTCTTTTGTCTGCCTCATCATTTCTCTTGTCCCCCTTACTTATTTCCTGGCAAGTTCACTAATTAAGAAAATAAGGGACTCTGGTTAAAAGCTGTGGTTTCCAAGTCGCGGGGCTAGCCGAGACGGCTGGCAGTGAGCCTCGCTTCCTCCACTGCACACTTGCCGGCAGAAGTCTCCAGTGGCGGTGGCTCCTCAGGGCAGTGCTCGTGGGCACTCGAGTTTGTTCCCAGTCACGGAACACCTGTGAGCAGGGCTGTGGGGCTGGGTCCTTGGGGATAGATGTGGGGTCTGTGCGAGGATTGACAGGTGAGTTGGACAAGATCTTGACCTGGCTGCAGTGCAGATTTAAACTGTCTTCCTTAACCATATTTTTAATGCACTAAATGAAAATACTAGTCCGTAGGAGATTCTGCCTTTGTGTTACCTGTGTCTGTTTTTCCTGGCCTGTTATCTGGTATGTGATGTGTCCCCttcttcctttgttctctgtGCTCTTCTGGAACTGACCATAATAATCATAATACAGCATTGAAGCATGTGATTTAGCAAAGTTTTATATTCCGTGCTTTAGTTTTTCTTAGGTGTTGGTTTTCAGTGGTTTCTTTCCTACCTGTGAGTTAAAAGGGGAGGTAGTAGGAGGAGAGATGCCTCATAAGTTAGTGGACTCTGGATCAGACTGATAGGTAAAAGAGAGAAACTCTATTTCCAGGACCCTGTAGGGGTAGCTGTGTCCTCTGGAGCATTTTTGAGTATCGTTCAGGCTGTTATCAGAAGTTCGGTGTGTGTGGTCACCCAGGGAGAGGGTGTGCAGTGGACTTGGCACATTAGAATTAGAtcttgggctgtttccattttATGCAGCCAGCTTTATCCTTTAAAATGGTATGAAAATGAAATGCCCATCAAATCCTGTTTGTACATTAGGAGTGACAGGTACTCAACAAACTACAATGAAATGGTTTTCTAAATATTGAGTTTaccctgttctttttttaatgtgaatcCGATTTCTTCACATTGTATATTGAGTTTGTTGGTGTCTCACTTACATTGAGTAAACTTGGATTAGTGAAATTATGAACTCAGTTATCTAAATACATCAGCCAGGCTGAGCGTCACTAGGGGAACGAGAGCATAGTGagatactccagaaaaacatgaaTTATGGGAGGGCTGAAAGGTGAAATTGGTATGTCGTTCAGTGGCAGAAAACTACTTGGATTCCAATAGGCTACCAGTGAAAATAATACGGCTCAGAAATTAAATTGAAATGCTGCAGTTTGAGATTCCAGAATCAGGAAGTCAGTAGCGCATTCATCTCGGCGTGGAGGGAAAACCAGAGGACAGAAGGGCAGGGCTGCCCGCTCAGAGGCCTCAGGCTTGGTCACTAGAGAGAGGACATTGTTCTTAACTTGAGCTAGGTAATTAAGGATTCAGGTGAGGTTACCTATTTTCTACCTTGTCAGTAAATCAGAATAAACTAGGTGtaaatgtaattattattattttttgtctttattcatttttttaaatattacattaaaaaatatgaggtccccatataccccccacccccctcatccctttcctccccccatagcaacgttctccatcatcatgagacattcattgcatttggtgaatacatctctgagcaccgctgcacctcatggccagtggtccacatcgtagcccactctctcccacgttccatccagtgggccatgggaggacctacaatgtccggtaactgtccctgcagcaccacccaggacaactccaagtcctgataacgcctccacatctcatctcttcctcccattccccacacccagcagccaccatggccactttctccacaccaatgccacattttcttcgattactaaccacaatagttcatgaagagaatatcagtaagtccactctaatccatactcttgtcctctgtcctgtggaccttggattggttgtgctaAATGTAATTAAGTGGTAACTGAATTAGATATAAGGGGTGGAGCTAGCAGAGCTCAACTCGGTTGTCCTTAGAGACAGGTGTTCAGGGGATTTAGGCCTCTCTACATTTGTCACACGTATAATTCCTTGTACACTTTGAAACAGGTTAGAAGTTCATAGAGCGGAATGTGGAAATTCCTTTATACCATTGCTCCAGAGTTAACCACTGTTAAaagtttgtgtatttttttcagtttttcctatGCATGGCTGTATGACACATTTGCATATAAACATGGTTTAATAATAGGCAGATTGGatcatattttataaaatgtttgctACCTTGCTTTTTTGACTAACATGTCTTAGAATTCTTCCCACTTCAGTACATGTAGATCTTCATTCTTAATTGCTGTATTGTGTTCCATAATATGAATAGTAATTTAGCCATTCTGTtattaatgaaatagaattaaGTTGATAAAATGGTGTAAATTTTGATAAACTAGTTTAGATAGCCAAAAGTCTTCTATTAATGGGAAACTTTGAGCCTATTGGCTTCAAggtattaaataataaaatgtctgTTTTGACATGTTCCCTAGCCTGGCAAGTAGGCTTTATAAGGCGTATGTCCGAGGCCTTGTGGAGCCTGCCATAGTCACCTGGAGATTTTTAGATCGCTTTCTGGCAGGGATGTGACCTCATCTGTGCACCTGCCTCCTTTCCCTGAGATTAGACATCTTGTTTTCTGCATGAacagtgtttttgtgttttttgacCTGTTACTCTAGCAGGGCAGTGGTTTGTATGTGGAGTATACTTGGGTCTACGAGAGTAGGAGTGTCTCTTGGCATCTGTTCTATGTTCATTGTTTCAAAACCTGTTCCATAAAGCATGCGCAAATAAGAACACATCTGCAAGTGTTTCTTGGTCTCTTTAATGTAGAGGGGGAATGCCTTgataaatggaatatttatttCTGCTTGGCCTTTAAAAAGTCTGAATGCATTCTTATTTCCTTACAGATAGGTGATCTTCAGCTTTGCAAACTTGATGAACTAGATTGCTTAATAAAAGGAATTTTATACATTGACTCTGTTGGATTCAATGGACGGTCACAGTGCTATTACTTTGAAAACCCTGCTGATTCTGAAAAATGTCAGAAGTTACCATTTGATTTGAAAAATCCATACCCTCTGCTTCTGGTGAATATTGGCTCAGGGGTTAGCATCTTAGCAGTATATTCTAAAGATAATTACAAGCGGGTCACAGGTACCAGGTAAGTCTTTTATGTAAAAGACCTTGTTTATTCTTAATATATCATAATGACTTAAAACTGCATTTTCAGAGATTGCAAATAATTACAGCTTTAAGGATATGTTACAATTATGTTATGTGAGTTAtatttttctggaattttgcaaaCAGATGTTTTCCTTCAAAAATTCTGATTTCATGACCTGCTTTTCTTTCATCTCTAATGCTCAAGATTTTAGCATAGTTGTTTCATAAACTCTCATCAGTGGACTCCTTGAACCCCATAGTCCCTGTCCTCAGATAGTTTATGATACATATGTGCAAAGTATGTAAAGTTACTAGGTAGTTTCTATAGAAGGTAATGCAAGGTGCCAAGTACACACACATCTGTATACAAACATGTGCACACAGACATGCCAGCGGGTGGTGTGAGATCTAGGAGTTGAGGGCTGATCAACAGAAAAATGATTTGAGGAGTGGTCGGAAAGGGAGGAAGCGATGGGAGATGAGAATGAATCCATTTTGGTTCAAAGGTTACAGGTTAGATGAGGCAAAACAAGGAGCAGGGATTGGGCTAAACAAGTTTTTAAACATGTAATTTCATTAATGAGATGAGTAGTTTCGGAGGGGAACACACATTGAGGGATTGTGGTGGGGTAAAGGGGCTGATGAGCTTGGGGCGCATAAGGGAGGAGGTGCCAGCCTGACCCTTGGTGAGGCAGGCTGATCTGCACGGGAGCCTCTGCACTCGGCAGACGCCAGACTGCACTGGGGACATGCAGGGAAGCAGGCCTGACAGCCACGTGGCCGTTGGCGCTCGTGGATGTGTCTTCAAGGTGGAGTCAGGCACCTTGTTTTACCTTTGTGCAGGCTTGTTTGCTCCCAGTGGCATTCGCATCATGTGGTTGGGGAAAGGCTGGGTTGATGTATGAGTGGTTTTGGGGTTCGTAAATGTTACCTCCCTATTCTGATaggcaatttgaaaaaaaaaaaagtcatactcTGTTTTTAATCACAGTCTTGGAGGAGGAACCTTCTTTGGCCTCTGCTGTCTTCTTACTGGTTGTACTACTTTTGAAGAAGCTCTTGAAATGGCGTCTCGTGGAGATAGCACCAAAGTAGATAAACTAGTGCGAGATATTTATGGAGGGGACTACGAGAGGTTCGGACTCCCAGGATGGGCTGTGGCTTCTAGGTAAGGGTGTgcgtgtatgtgtgagtgtgtgtgcatgtgcgtgcTAGGAAACAGAGGGAGTACACCACCAATTTTGGGTATACCTTTATATAATTTAGGGATTTCTGATATATTTACAgatttgtgcaaccatcaccataatccaATTTCGGAACACTTTTACCATACTGGAAAGGAATTTTAACCCCATTAACTATCACTCTCTATTCACCAGCCTCTGGAAAacagtaatctactttctgtctctatagattagcttattctagacatttcctataaatggaatcatacaaaatgtggTCTTTTCTGTCTGCCTttgttcacttagcataatgtcctcagggttcgtttatgttgtagcatgtttcaGTACTTAATTACTTTTTATTGACAGTACTCCATTGGgtgcatataccacattctgtgtatccattcatctgttggtggatggttgggttgcttccactgtTGGTTAGATTATGACGAATCCtcctatgaacgttggtgtgcaggTCTTTGTGTGGACTTCGGTTTTCGTTTCTTTTGGGGacctgggagtggaattgctgaatcatgtGATAATTCTTAGGTTTcactttgaggaactgccaaacttttccaaagtggctgtaccattttgcaatCCCACCAGCATGTATGAGGGATTCAATATCTCCACAGCCTTGCAACTTCTGTTACtggttttttattttaccttaatatGTGTGAAGTATTATCTCATTGTGatcttgtatttccctaatgactgttgatgttgagcattttttcatgtgctttaaaTGCCGTTTATGTagattctttggagaaatgtgtttagcttctttttaaattggcaaaaatctttttattgagttgtaagcactctaggtacaagtcccttatcagatatataatttttaaaatcttttcttttaaagatgcatagatcacacaaaatgttacattaaaaaataaaagaggttcccatataccccactcatcagatatataatttataaatattttctcccattctgttggttTTCTTATCACTTCCTCACTTCCATGAATGGTGTGTGTTCATTGAgcatagtttttaaattttggtgaagtcccTCTTATCTATCTTCTCTCttactgcttgtgcttttggtgtcatgtaaagagaaatcattgcctaacccAAGATCATGAAGGTTTCCTTACATCTTctaagaattttcagttttagctcttacacATTTAGCTCTCTGATCCATTCTTATtaattttgtgtatggtgtgaggtaggggtccaagctcattcttttgcaaatgggtATCCAATTGTCTCATCACCATAATTTGTTGAAAATTGAACAGACTATTTCCCTATCTAATTGTCTTGgccactttgtcaaaaatcagttaaccagggatttctgggaagatggcattggagcaGGCGGGCAGGGcccaatgctctcacaaaaacaatagcgaAGGGGTAGAATGCTGTCCCAGGGACCCGCTTAGGGGGTCAGCAGATCAGGACAGTGCTACGCAACCCCCAGGACGCCGAGGGACAAAGAGAGGAAGAACCCGAAATGAAAACCATCAGCTGCTAAACCTGCGCAGTGGCCAGGAAAGGCACCTATCCCCACCCTCAAGGCGCGCAGCCTGGATAGTCcctgtggctcactgcagccgCCCGAGAGGGGAACAgacgtcttcctccctgggaagagggaggatgcAGAGGAGgacagagtggtttctcttcagtggaaactgccatccaagaattctgtatccagcaaagctgtccttcaaaaatgagggtgagttcagagtcttcacaaacaaacagaaactgaaagactgTGTTACCAAAAGGACCGGAGTTACAGGAGCTATGCtctcagacaagtttattaatctcaggggcttctttatatactccAAGCAGTCGTGAGAagcagcaactattctagctaactattcccattacctcaacctgtgcaacacaatggatcaaatactataattataattcaaagtacaaaatttcaatgttctattatattgttgagaaaacatacccataaatcttgttgcccaggttgttccattctacctagtcctcgttccacctgaatgtacacatctccttgctagatttatgacctgcacgtgtagctatggagacagcatgactcggTGGTCAAGGAGGTAAcctgcttccatggaaacagcatgcctttgtttcccacacaggAGATACTAaaaggggtgctgcagcctgacaggaaaaaacaagggtgagagatttggagaagggtttagaaatgaagattattaggaagggtgaACTCAAAGgataagacagacaatagaacaattgACAACAGAGCcgaaggtcaaaatggatgaagtaagtagcGCCTTTACAGCAAGAACACCGTGTTAATGATTGAACTCCCCTGTCTAAAGACACAGACCGAGAAGCAGCTCTGGCttaagtgactgagctcctgcctcccacacggagggcctgggtttggttcccagtgcctcctaaagaagacagcgagctggcgggATGGGCAGGCGCAGCGAGCTGATGCCAcaagagactcaacaaagcagggaatggaggttcctggtgcctcctaaagaggacgagcaagagagagctgatacaatgggcaggtgtggtgaggtgatacaacaagatgatgcaacaagagacacaaaaagaaaaacacagtgacagatgcaacaaagcagggaatggaagtggctcagttaggtgcctccctcccacactggaggtcccaggtttggttcctggtgcctactaaagaaaagatgaacagaacagacacagcaagtgcgaacaacgaaggggtggggagagagaaataaatcttaaaaaaaaaagactgctagaatggataaaaaaatatgagccgtCTATATATagttgtctataagagacccaTCTGAGACgcaaggacacaaccaggttaaaagtgaaaggttggaaaaaggtattccatgcaaatagtaaccaaaaaagagttggaatagaccaagtaaatataaaataacattatactatatgaaaaataattacttAGTGCAGCTGGCAAACTGTTagtgtgatcagtattctgtaattttttttatacatagtaaacatttgcttttaattgaaaaaaaaaattcaaaggatcCATATGAAAGACAACGGAACTTGAAAGGAGAACCAAGTCCGTGAGATCTGCAGGAGGCCAGGACCGGCCTCTGGGAACCCTTCTGGGCCAGGTGATCCGAAATGCAGACGACCTGAAAGTGGACCCACGATTGGATTTGCACTGACAACTCATACAATTGAAAAGAAGCACAGCCTCTGTAAGACTACCtgcagagtactacatattgtatgattccatttatataaaatgtaaagaggTAAATTtgtaaagatggaattagatgagTGGTTATGTGGGCTGGGAAGCAgtgttaaggggtgtggagtctttggagtaatgaaattgttctaaaatttttgaggtgatgaatgtacaacattgtgattatactaagaaCCACTGATTATGCGCTTAATAAACATAATTGTGCAAGAGTAGCTAGAAATAGTAGCtaatgtacagcaggggaaacagattgagaggtgaggaatttccttgtttgtttttttaaattattattgaaataatgaaaatgctctaataatgatttaagtgatgaacacacaactatgtgattatgccaaataccattgcacactttggatgaattgtattatttattagtatgtatcaataaaattgatatttaaaaaaaaaaaggcagcctgcttagtgggagaaaatatttggaaaccacatatctgataaaggtttgatatccatatttattataaagagatcacacaactctgataaaaagacaagcagccctatttaaaaatgggcaaaaaacttgaataaacatttctccaaagaggaagtacaaatggccaaaagcacatgaaataaatgttcaacatcactggctattaggcaaatgcatatcaaaacaaaaatgaggcggtggacttggcccagaggttagggtgtcggtctactgcatgggaggtcggcggttcaaaccctgggcctccttgacccgtgtggagctggcccatgcgcagtgctgacgtgcgcaaggagtgccctgccacgctggggtgtcccccacataggggagccccacgtgcaaggagtgcgccccgtaaggagagccgcccagcgcgaaagaaagtgcaacctgcccgagaatggtgctgcacacatggagagctgacacagcaagatgacgcaacaaaaagaaacacagattccggtgctgctgacgacaacagaagcagacaaagacgacacagcaaatagacatagagaacagacaaccggggtagggtggggaggggaggggagagaaataaataaataactcttaaaaaaaaaaaatctaaaatgaaaaaaaaaaactacacgcTTTACCCATGGCCATtagtaaaaataaaagtacaagtgctagagaagatgtggagaaatagaacgctccttcactgttggtaggaatgcggaatggtgtagcctctgtggaagagaggtaggcagtacctcaagaagctgaatacagaACTGCTgtgtgatccagcaatctcattactgggaatatatttagaagaactgaaagcaagggcacAGACTGATATttgtacaccgatgttcacagcagcaccattcataattaccaaaagatggaaacaacccaagtgtcgacatcaactgatgaatagataaatacagatgatatatatatactcacacacacacaaaggaataaATATTATTCCAcagtaagattaaatgaaattgggatCCATATGACaaatggatgaacctagaggatattatgttgattgaagtaagccagacacaaaaggagaactATTtcgtggtctcactaatatgaattaaatacgcTGAGTAAACTGATGGACGTAAGCTCCAgcgtataggttactaggaggtaGAATGTGGTTtcagaatgggagctgatgtgtAACTatgcagcattattaataaggttcattgtaaaagtgtggaaatgaatagagttgatagcaACGCTTTACAGTGAGTACAACTAacatgctgatttataaatgtgattgtggctgaaagcgGTAGTCTTTGGATATCactgtcaattgaaaggaaactagagaataatctagagaatgAATAATAGTAAATACAGTGGTGGGTGAATTTTGTGGTTAATAgtgtaaatataagaatgttcttttacaaaatgctgagaatatggtgatactcaggaaaattacaactagtGGAACTTATGCTTGATcattaatagcaatattgtaatattttgcagcaatggcaagaagatattatttcagttCTAATGGACAACAATAGGGGATTATTAGggggtgtggggtttttcttcttggagtaatgaaaatgttctgtaattGCTTGAGgtggtgacagcacaactctgatgaagtGAGAGCCACtgttttgaatggattgtacaaagcctGGGATTGTGTAATACGGGGAATCTAGTGGTGGAGGACGGactggttaacaggacaaatccGAGAATGTTCTCTCCTGaaagataacaaatatgtaatactcatgtaggatgttaATAGTTGGGCGGTTGGGGgaagaatacaccaaatgtaagatacgggcTATGGTTAGGAGTAGTAACATTTGGAGGATGCTTCTCATAATTCGTAACagatatttcacaacaatgcaaggtgttggtggtagggagatatatgggagccttgtatgatgatatccATGttagttttgtaaatttacaaattttactgtatacttactgtttatgtttatgtatgagtgatatatgtCAATAATACTTTATTTAAATCAGTTGACTGCaaatgtatgggtttattttCTGGACTCCCCTTCCTGTTCCATTGATCTGCATGTCTGTCCTTATCCCTGTACCACGCTGTCTGAATTATTGTAACTTTGTACTAAGCCTTAAGATTGGGCAGTGTGAGAGCTccacatttgttctttttcaagattattttggctattctgggtttCCATATGAACGTTAGGGTCCCATGCTTGTCAGTGTGTGCAAGAAAAGCTGCCACGCTTTTGAGAGGGGTTGTGTTCAATCTAGATGAGTTTGAAGGGTTTTGCCACTTAGTAATCTTCAGATCGAGACTCTGGTGTCTTTCCCTTTATTCAGGTCTTTTCTCATTGAACGTTTTGTACTTTTCCGTGTATAAGAGTTACCtctttttttggtaaatattttcctaagctttttatttctttttgatgttattgtaaatggaatttttttttttaatttcatttttggatgtTTGTTGCTCGTGTgcagaaatacaattgattttctttttacttggggcacttttttttttttaactttttattttgaaatatttttcaaactcacaggacaatttaaaaaacacacaaatcccTTACCGAAAACTCCTCCATACCCCTGTGCTCCCAGATCCCCAGAGAgcccaattttaacattttcccatATTTGGCGTATCATTCTAGTTGTCTCTCGTCATTCTGTCAGTCTTTCTGTTATCTGCGTGTGTTGTTTTCTTAATACTTGAATGTAGATTATACAGATCATGCTGCTTGAACCcataatactgccatgtacatttcctaagaacagggGTATTCATTTAAGTGCATTTGTCAAGGTGAAGAAATTGAACACGGATGTAAACCTTAcggtctatattccatttttttcaatatatctcaCATCCTTTGAACCTTCTCTTCTCCATTGTTAGATTCcattcaggatcatgtattgcctttgtcattgtttctttagttactctttgtttttaaattgtgggaacgtATGTGCAGCATGCACTTGCCCATCTCACCCCCCGCCAAGCACACCACCCAGTGCGATGACGTTCCCTGTGTCGTGGCACCCTCGCCACCTTCCATTACGgaaacttttccatctccccaaacagaaaccctatacccactTTGCATTAACCCCCCCTGACCCCCATACTCTGATTTCTCTCTCTGAACTTGCATATTCTccgatattttctttgtagttaccaggGGAAGtttggggcttaaatttaacatttaaaatctgtATTACTCTTTGCTTGCATACTATGGGGCACATGGCTTTTATTAATAGGGGCATTTATATTTGCAGGCTTGTTTACAAATTTTAGATACTTTGTAAGTACCGAGGATTTCATTTTCTCTGTGCTATTCCTTTGTTGGTGATGACACACT is a genomic window containing:
- the PANK2 gene encoding pantothenate kinase 2, mitochondrial; amino-acid sequence: MGAGRLGAPMERHGGAAAASSAGEPAPAGPEGRRRREREPLRRRASSVSAPAVGASASAQGGRRERPGSCSGAPSASRQRVESLRRKRPLFPWFGLDIGGTLVKLVYFEPKDITAEEEEEEIESLKSIRKYLTSNVAYGSTGIRDVHLELKDLTLCGRKGNLHFIRFPTHDMPAFIQMGRDKNFSSLHTVFCATGGGAYKFEQDFLTIGDLQLCKLDELDCLIKGILYIDSVGFNGRSQCYYFENPADSEKCQKLPFDLKNPYPLLLVNIGSGVSILAVYSKDNYKRVTGTSLGGGTFFGLCCLLTGCTTFEEALEMASRGDSTKVDKLVRDIYGGDYERFGLPGWAVASSFGNMMSKEKQEAVSKEDLARATLITITNNIGSLARLCALSENINQVVFVGNFLRINTIAMRLLAYALDYWSKGQLKALFSEHEGYFGAVGALLELLKMP